CGCACAAGGGTACAAATACCACACAACATAAAATTAGCCGATCCTCACTTCCACAAACCGGCACCAGTCGACATGCTGATCGGTACGGGACCGACACTCTCGTGCTTCAGCATCggtcaaattaatttatctACTCGGAATGATTCTGACCTAGTTTTACAAAAATCACAGTTTGGTTGGATCATCGGGGGGAGTGCACCGACCACTTCCCGCAAAAATTCGCGCACAACCTTGTTTAACAACGCCGAGTtcgatctaaagaaattttgggAAGTCGAGGAAGGGCCACAGCATTCTCACCTCACACCGGAGGAGGAAGCCTGTGAATCCCATTTTAAACGCACTGTTTCACGTACCGCAACAGGGAGATACGTCGTCGCGCTCCCTTTTAACGAGAAAAAAGCAATTCTAGGCGAAACTTATACGCGCGCATTGAAACGATTTCATTCCCTCGAAAGGCGATTCGTTACCAATCCGGAATTGCAGGCGGAATACGCGAAGGTATTAAACGAATACCTAGAGTTAGGACATCTAACTCAAACAGAATCACCTGCAAATTCAGAGGGATTCTACCTACCGCATCACGCCGTCATCAAACCCTCCAGCTCAACCACAAAGGTTCGAGTTGTATTCGATGGATCGGCAAAATCAAGTTCGGGAGTGTCACTTAATGACGCGCTTTTGACCGGTCCTACAATACAGGACGATATCTTCGGTCTGTTATTACGCTTCCGAATGCATCCGTTTGTGCTTACCGGCGATATCGAGAAAATGTACCGGCAATTTCTCGTCCGAGAAGAAGACAGACCGTACCAAAGAATTCTTTGGCGAAACgcgcaaaacgaaatttcaacctTTCAACTAAACACAGTCACATTTGGTCTGTCTTCCGCGCCTTATCTAGCCACACGATGTCTGCAGCAACTTGCAGACGATGAATCGCAAAATTATAAAGCGGCATCCGAAGTCATTAAAAGGGACATCTATGTGGATGATCTCTTGACCGGTGCCGCCACATACCGCGACGCCATCAAATTACGCGATCAAATCATCAGTTTGTTAAACAAAGGGGAACTAAACATCCGTCAGTGGGTCTCGAATGATCCACAATTGTTATCCGGTCTTACAGATGACCAGATACACCCAAAATTCTTCGGGGACGCGACCGTCAAAACTTTGGGAGTAGCCTGGGATCCGCGCAACGACACTATTCACTACTCAGTCAACATAAATTCGCCAAACTCACCTACGAAACGCGCAATTCTGTCGACTATCGCAAAAATATTCGACCCCTTGGGTCTTCTCGGTCCAGTAACCGTCACAGCGAAAATTATGATGCAACGCCTGTGGCAATTAAAGATTGACTGGGACGAATCGCTGCCCATGAATATACAAAACGAGTGGCAAAACTATCGCAACAATCTCAAATTATTGGAAAAGGTCAAATTCAACAGACATATAACGCAACGCTCCGTAAAGAGCATCGAATTACATGGATTTTGCGATGCTAGTGAACGCGCTTACGGAGCTAGTATTTACATTCGCACCATCAACCAGTCCGGAAAAATCAAAACGCAGCTGCTTTGCGCAAAATCTAGAGTCGCGCCGTTAAAAACCATCAGTCTAGCTCGTCTTGAGCTCTGCGGAGCGAACCTACTCGCGACATTGTATTGCTCAGTGCGGGAATCCCTCACGCACACCATATCCAAAACAACGTTCTGGACCGATTCAACTATCGTTCTGCATTGGTTAGCCAAATCGCCTAGCACCTTGAAAACCTTCGTGGCGAATCGCGTCGCGGAAATACAAGGCAAAACGCGCATAAAGAATTGGCGACATGTTCGCACTTCCGATAATCCCGCGGATTTATTGTCACGCGGCATCACGGCCAAGGAATTAATCGACAATAGTTTTTGGCAATTCGGTCCGGATTGGCTCGGACTCGACGAATCAGTTTGGCCAGAATCGCGCTTTGAATCTCCCAAGGAAATTCCCGAATTACGCAAAGTCACTTGTTTTGCTTCGTCCGTCATAAACGCCAATGAAATCTTACAGAGATTTTCCTGTATCA
This genomic interval from Halictus rubicundus isolate RS-2024b unplaced genomic scaffold, iyHalRubi1_principal scaffold0178, whole genome shotgun sequence contains the following:
- the LOC143363946 gene encoding uncharacterized protein LOC143363946; amino-acid sequence: MATAIVNAMDLDKNPVECRTLLDTCSNANFITESLVKKLRLPTREQSVTIEALNELNTVTNRLVKAKIVSRQNNFNRTLEFFVIPRIAGQLPDCQIDRTRVQIPHNIKLADPHFHKPAPVDMLIGTGPTLSCFSIGQINLSTRNDSDLVLQKSQFGWIIGGSAPTTSRKNSRTTLFNNAEFDLKKFWEVEEGPQHSHLTPEEEACESHFKRTVSRTATGRYVVALPFNEKKAILGETYTRALKRFHSLERRFVTNPELQAEYAKVLNEYLELGHLTQTESPANSEGFYLPHHAVIKPSSSTTKVRVVFDGSAKSSSGVSLNDALLTGPTIQDDIFGLLLRFRMHPFVLTGDIEKMYRQFLVREEDRPYQRILWRNAQNEISTFQLNTVTFGLSSAPYLATRCLQQLADDESQNYKAASEVIKRDIYVDDLLTGAATYRDAIKLRDQIISLLNKGELNIRQWVSNDPQLLSGLTDDQIHPKFFGDATVKTLGVAWDPRNDTIHYSVNINSPNSPTKRAILSTIAKIFDPLGLLGPVTVTAKIMMQRLWQLKIDWDESLPMNIQNEWQNYRNNLKLLEKVKFNRHITQRSVKSIELHGFCDASERAYGASIYIRTINQSGKIKTQLLCAKSRVAPLKTISLARLELCGANLLATLYCSVRESLTHTISKTTFWTDSTIVLHWLAKSPSTLKTFVANRVAEIQGKTRIKNWRHVRTSDNPADLLSRGITAKELIDNSFWQFGPDWLGLDESVWPESRFESPKEIPELRKVTCFASSVINANEILQRFSCIKRLRRVIAYCLRFTNRNRCIGPLSVEEIHLANERILTLIQQHSFSEEIHALKTGSELPSKSKLLCLSPFLDEKGILRVGGRLQNSKFSYQTKHPILLPKNNSVTNLIIHNAHIEHHHSGLTSTLYNVRQQYWPIDGKNTTRKILRNCVKCFRVNPPTTRYTMGNLPADRVTETRPFTNIGVDYCGPFFIKERKFRNRAKIKVYVAVFICFSTKAIHLEVVSDMTTEAFVAALKRFIARRGICKNIYSDNGTNFVGANNDLTELSRVLREDKRVRRFLEDKEISWHFMPALSPHFGGLWEAAVKSFKHHLKRVVGDELFTYEQFATFVTEIEAILNSRPLTPLSSDPNDPQALTPGHFLIGSAMTSLPEVNFNETSSNRLSKWQHIQKVKHDFWIRWSKEYINHLNVRAKWTKGSHEMNKGTIVILKDDHLPPSHWSLGRIVEVHPGQDDIIRAVTVKTVNGLCKRNVKKLAPLPIET